One Pseudodesulfovibrio cashew DNA window includes the following coding sequences:
- the rd gene encoding rubredoxin, translated as MQKYVCDICGYVYDPEVGDPDNDIAPGTSFDDLPDDWTCPICGADKDSFSPEA; from the coding sequence ATGCAGAAATACGTTTGCGACATTTGCGGCTATGTTTACGACCCCGAAGTGGGTGATCCCGACAACGACATCGCTCCCGGCACCAGCTTTGACGATCTGCCGGACGATTGGACCTGTCCCATCTGTGGCGCTGACAAGGACAGCTTCTCCCCTGAAGCCTAA
- a CDS encoding YwbE family protein encodes MEGTIRKNLKPGMRVNIVLKKDQRTGRLTEGVIARLLTKSPTHPHGIKVRLEDGQVGRVKEILSD; translated from the coding sequence ATGGAAGGGACGATCAGAAAGAACCTCAAGCCCGGCATGCGGGTGAACATAGTCCTGAAAAAGGACCAGCGAACCGGCAGACTGACAGAAGGGGTGATCGCGCGCCTGCTGACCAAGTCGCCGACCCATCCCCACGGCATCAAGGTCCGTCTGGAGGACGGCCAGGTCGGCCGGGTCAAGGAAATCCTCAGTGATTGA
- a CDS encoding AIR synthase-related protein produces the protein MLCRVIVGLKENVRDVVGEKVARKIKSELGMDVRGVRIVNVFTLEGLEQEQVDLALERAALHDPVLHEASLAPLARDFDWILEVGFRPGVTDNEGRTAKETLGVVLGLSKEALETVKVYTSKQYLVTADMDEDGIRHVAKDLLANELIQRYEYKSSAVWADEPGFEAKAARVTGQASDEVAIIPLSTMSDDELMDFSRANTLALSLRELHDIRAYYADPAVRAEREAMSLAADPTDAEIEVLAQTWSEHCKHKIFSARINYENRETGKTSEFSSLYKTFIQGSTKQIRERNAATREGGDYCLSVFKDNAGVISFSDKINVCVKMETHNSPSALDPYGGALTGIVGVNRDPMGTGIGANLLCNTDVFCFASPFHEGELPPRLLHPRRVFEGVREGVEHGGNKSGIPTVNGSIVFDERYLGKPLVYCGTIGTMPVEVAGRPSHEKCAMPGDCIVMSGGRIGADGIHGATFSSEELHEGSPATAVQIGDPITQRKMYDFLMRARDLGLYNAITDNGAGGLSSSVGEMAEDSGGFEMDLAKAPLKYDGLRPWEILISEAQERMTMAVPPEKLDRFMALSAEMDVESTVLGSFNESGKYLVKYNDKIVTCLDMEFLHNGVPQMSLDAVWERPAIKDEPVPEPADQGGVLKAMLGRLNICSKEYVVRQYDHEVQGRSAVKPMVGVKADGPSDAGVVRPELDSDQGLVISHGICPQFSDLDTYWMMANAIDEGIRNAVAVGADVSYMAGCDNFCWCDPVQSESTPDGHYKLAQLVRANQALAHYCLGFGVPCVSGKDSMKNDYKGGGQKISIPPTVLFSVIGVIPDVNKCLTSDFKREGDRIYMLGLTRPEFGGSEIGAELGFSSSRVPQVDLISAKKRYETMFAATQAGLVNAAHDCSDGGFAVALAEMCVGGRLGADVDLAKLPVNGDLNVTGKLYAESASRLLVSVPEDKAEAFEAAFAGQTFACVGTVSDSGKLAVANGGAPVLEEGVEALATAFKETLNW, from the coding sequence ATGCTGTGCCGTGTTATCGTGGGTTTGAAGGAAAACGTTCGTGACGTCGTGGGCGAAAAGGTCGCCCGCAAGATCAAGAGCGAGCTGGGCATGGACGTGCGCGGCGTGCGCATCGTCAACGTCTTCACCCTGGAAGGGCTGGAACAGGAGCAGGTGGACCTCGCCCTCGAGCGGGCGGCCCTGCACGATCCCGTGCTGCACGAGGCCTCTCTCGCCCCCCTGGCCCGCGACTTCGACTGGATTCTCGAGGTCGGCTTCCGCCCCGGCGTGACCGACAACGAAGGCCGGACCGCCAAGGAAACCCTGGGCGTGGTTCTCGGGCTCTCCAAGGAGGCCCTGGAAACGGTCAAGGTCTACACCTCCAAGCAGTACCTCGTTACCGCGGACATGGACGAGGACGGCATCCGTCACGTGGCCAAGGACCTGCTCGCCAACGAACTGATCCAGCGCTACGAGTACAAGTCCTCCGCCGTCTGGGCCGATGAGCCCGGCTTCGAGGCAAAGGCCGCCCGGGTCACCGGCCAGGCGTCCGACGAGGTTGCGATCATCCCGCTCTCTACCATGAGCGACGATGAGCTGATGGATTTCTCCCGGGCCAACACCCTGGCCCTGTCTCTGCGCGAGTTGCATGACATCCGCGCCTACTATGCGGACCCTGCGGTGCGGGCCGAGCGCGAGGCCATGAGCCTGGCCGCCGATCCCACCGACGCCGAGATAGAGGTCCTGGCCCAGACCTGGTCCGAGCACTGCAAACACAAGATTTTTTCCGCCAGGATCAACTACGAGAACAGGGAGACCGGCAAGACCTCCGAGTTCTCCAGCCTGTACAAGACGTTCATTCAGGGCTCCACCAAGCAGATCCGCGAGCGCAACGCGGCCACCCGCGAGGGCGGCGACTACTGCCTCTCTGTCTTTAAGGACAACGCGGGCGTCATCTCCTTTTCCGACAAGATCAACGTCTGCGTGAAGATGGAGACCCACAACTCCCCGTCCGCCCTGGACCCGTACGGCGGAGCGCTGACCGGCATCGTGGGCGTCAACCGCGACCCCATGGGCACGGGCATCGGCGCCAACCTGCTCTGCAACACCGACGTGTTCTGCTTCGCCTCTCCCTTCCATGAGGGCGAGCTGCCGCCCCGGCTGCTGCATCCCAGGCGTGTGTTCGAGGGTGTACGCGAGGGCGTGGAGCACGGCGGCAACAAGTCCGGCATTCCCACGGTCAACGGCTCCATCGTCTTCGACGAGCGCTACCTGGGCAAACCCCTGGTCTACTGCGGCACCATCGGCACCATGCCGGTGGAGGTGGCGGGACGTCCTTCCCATGAGAAATGCGCCATGCCCGGCGACTGCATCGTCATGTCCGGCGGCCGCATCGGCGCGGACGGCATCCACGGCGCGACCTTCTCGTCCGAGGAACTGCACGAGGGCTCACCGGCCACTGCGGTTCAGATCGGCGACCCCATCACCCAGCGCAAGATGTACGATTTTCTGATGCGCGCCCGTGATCTCGGCCTGTACAACGCCATCACCGACAACGGCGCGGGCGGGCTCTCCTCGTCCGTGGGCGAGATGGCCGAGGACTCCGGCGGCTTCGAGATGGATCTGGCCAAGGCCCCGCTGAAGTACGACGGGCTCCGCCCCTGGGAGATTCTTATCTCCGAAGCCCAGGAGCGCATGACCATGGCCGTGCCGCCCGAGAAGCTGGACCGGTTCATGGCCCTGTCCGCCGAGATGGACGTGGAGTCCACCGTGCTCGGCAGCTTCAACGAGTCCGGCAAGTATCTGGTCAAGTACAACGACAAGATCGTCACCTGCCTGGACATGGAATTCCTGCACAACGGCGTGCCGCAGATGTCCCTGGACGCCGTCTGGGAGCGTCCGGCCATCAAGGACGAGCCCGTGCCCGAACCCGCCGACCAGGGCGGAGTGCTCAAGGCCATGCTCGGCAGGCTGAACATCTGCTCCAAGGAGTACGTGGTGCGCCAGTACGACCATGAGGTCCAGGGCCGCAGCGCGGTCAAGCCCATGGTCGGCGTCAAGGCCGACGGCCCGTCCGACGCTGGCGTGGTCCGGCCCGAGCTGGACAGTGACCAGGGACTGGTCATCTCCCACGGCATCTGCCCGCAGTTCTCCGACCTCGACACCTACTGGATGATGGCCAACGCCATCGACGAGGGCATCCGCAACGCCGTCGCCGTGGGCGCGGACGTCAGCTACATGGCGGGCTGCGACAACTTCTGCTGGTGCGACCCGGTCCAGTCCGAGTCCACCCCCGACGGCCACTACAAGCTGGCCCAGCTGGTGCGCGCCAACCAGGCACTGGCCCACTACTGCCTCGGCTTCGGTGTCCCGTGCGTTTCCGGCAAGGACTCCATGAAGAACGACTACAAGGGCGGCGGCCAGAAAATCTCCATTCCGCCCACCGTGCTCTTCTCGGTCATCGGCGTCATCCCGGACGTGAACAAGTGCCTGACCTCCGATTTCAAGCGGGAAGGCGACCGCATCTACATGCTCGGCCTGACCCGGCCCGAGTTCGGCGGCAGCGAGATCGGCGCGGAGCTGGGCTTCTCCAGTTCCCGTGTCCCGCAGGTGGATCTGATCTCGGCCAAGAAACGCTATGAGACCATGTTCGCGGCCACCCAGGCCGGGCTGGTCAACGCGGCTCATGACTGCTCCGACGGCGGTTTTGCCGTGGCCCTGGCCGAGATGTGCGTCGGCGGCCGCCTGGGCGCTGACGTGGACCTCGCGAAGCTGCCTGTGAACGGCGACCTGAACGTCACCGGCAAGCTCTACGCCGAGTCCGCCAGTCGGCTGCTTGTCTCCGTGCCGGAGGACAAGGCCGAGGCTTTCGAAGCCGCCTTTGCCGGGCAGACCTTCGCTTGCGTGGGCACGGTCTCTGACTCCGGCAAGCTGGCTGTCGCCAACGGCGGAGCTCCGGTGCTGGAAGAAGGCGTCGAGGCCCTGGCCACCGCCTTCAAGGAGACGCTCAACTGGTAA
- a CDS encoding cytochrome c family protein encodes MALAAHAEESRYVGSDACAECHEQEYKNYKQYSKKAHSGRSVKHMAGDLTPEELKECFECHVTGYGKPGGFVSFEETPELADAGCESCHGPGYAHVESGGDSDLIKGKLVLEDCSHCHNAERVEAFDFKPLIFGGAH; translated from the coding sequence ATGGCCTTGGCTGCTCATGCCGAGGAGAGTCGGTACGTCGGTTCCGATGCATGTGCCGAATGTCATGAGCAGGAGTACAAGAACTACAAGCAGTATTCGAAAAAGGCGCATTCCGGCCGTTCCGTCAAGCATATGGCGGGCGATCTGACACCGGAAGAGCTGAAGGAATGCTTCGAATGTCATGTGACCGGGTACGGCAAGCCTGGCGGTTTCGTCAGCTTCGAGGAGACGCCTGAGCTCGCTGACGCCGGCTGCGAGAGTTGTCATGGCCCCGGCTACGCCCATGTGGAGTCCGGCGGCGACAGCGATTTGATAAAGGGTAAGCTGGTCCTGGAAGACTGCTCGCATTGCCACAATGCCGAGCGGGTCGAGGCGTTTGACTTCAAGCCGCTGATTTTCGGCGGCGCGCACTAG
- a CDS encoding FprA family A-type flavoprotein: MKPVEIKKDVFWIGAVDWNRRNFHGYSLSHKGTTYNNFLIKDEKVTLIDTVSEEFWGTLQCNIAQVLGKDAKIDYFVINHLEPDHAGCLAKAVEKYQPEKIYTSPMGQKAMMAHFHYENWPVEVVPTGTEISLGARTLHFIEARMLHWPDSMLTYCPEDKILYTNDAFGQNWATSERFADEVDRYPLEQRMQEYYANIVLPYSPVVEKLLCSLGDMGLDIDMICPDHGLLFRGKEDCQWVVDKYCEYAAQKPKNKAVIFYDTMWHSTEKMAEAVATGLADEGVSVRIMSLKANHHSDVMSEVVDAAAVIAGSPTHNNGILPLVSNMLTYMKGLRPQNKIGSAIGSFGWSGECVKILSTALSDMGMEMIDPVKVKHVPTHDTMQQCYEQGKAIAAAIKAKIG, translated from the coding sequence ATGAAACCCGTCGAGATTAAGAAAGATGTCTTTTGGATTGGCGCCGTTGATTGGAATCGGCGCAATTTCCACGGCTATTCCCTGTCGCATAAGGGAACCACCTACAACAACTTTTTGATCAAGGATGAGAAAGTCACCCTGATCGACACCGTGTCCGAAGAGTTCTGGGGCACCCTCCAGTGCAACATCGCCCAGGTCCTGGGCAAGGACGCCAAGATCGACTACTTCGTCATCAACCACCTGGAGCCCGATCATGCGGGTTGCCTGGCAAAGGCCGTTGAGAAATACCAGCCCGAGAAGATCTACACCTCTCCCATGGGCCAGAAGGCCATGATGGCTCACTTCCACTATGAGAACTGGCCGGTCGAGGTCGTGCCCACCGGCACCGAGATCTCCCTCGGCGCCCGCACCCTTCACTTCATTGAAGCGCGCATGCTGCACTGGCCCGACTCCATGCTGACCTACTGCCCCGAGGACAAGATCCTCTACACCAACGACGCTTTCGGCCAGAACTGGGCCACCAGCGAGCGTTTCGCCGACGAGGTGGACCGCTATCCCCTGGAACAGCGCATGCAGGAGTACTACGCCAACATCGTGCTTCCCTACTCCCCTGTGGTCGAGAAACTGCTCTGCTCCCTGGGCGACATGGGCCTGGATATCGACATGATCTGCCCGGACCACGGCCTGCTCTTCCGCGGAAAGGAAGACTGCCAGTGGGTCGTCGACAAATACTGCGAGTACGCCGCACAGAAGCCCAAGAACAAGGCTGTCATCTTCTATGACACCATGTGGCACTCCACCGAGAAAATGGCCGAGGCCGTGGCTACCGGCCTGGCGGACGAGGGCGTCTCCGTGCGCATCATGTCCCTGAAGGCCAACCACCACTCCGACGTCATGTCCGAAGTGGTTGACGCGGCCGCCGTGATCGCGGGTTCGCCCACGCACAACAACGGCATCCTGCCGCTGGTCTCCAACATGCTCACCTACATGAAGGGCCTCCGTCCGCAGAACAAGATCGGCTCTGCCATCGGTTCCTTCGGCTGGTCCGGCGAGTGCGTCAAGATCCTTTCCACGGCTCTGTCCGACATGGGCATGGAGATGATCGACCCAGTCAAGGTCAAGCACGTTCCCACCCATGACACCATGCAGCAGTGCTACGAGCAGGGCAAGGCCATCGCCGCCGCCATCAAGGCGAAGATCGGCTAG
- a CDS encoding substrate-binding periplasmic protein, with the protein MPGRGSLFYWAACMVILLWTILASPGLAASAAAPANPQAEPTMVFTSFPCQGMGVLFERILREAYGELGYSVVIRRVPAERALVMANAGLVDGEAARVPVIELRNPDLIKVPTPLYVNRVAAFTRGKDIDLEAGWDSLRQYRIGCLLGYKYINKQTQGMERVMVPSYEQLFALLRKGRVDIVVAEYLDAMSNILKEDDFQVLQPFLAENPMYHYLNKKNAALVPKVDAVLRRMLADGRMDAILRDVEVSLGCPDLDCPVNH; encoded by the coding sequence ATGCCCGGTCGCGGTAGTCTCTTCTACTGGGCGGCCTGCATGGTGATCCTGCTCTGGACTATTCTTGCCTCCCCGGGCCTTGCCGCGTCGGCAGCCGCCCCGGCCAATCCTCAGGCTGAGCCAACCATGGTCTTCACTTCCTTCCCCTGCCAGGGGATGGGGGTCCTGTTTGAGCGGATTCTACGCGAAGCCTACGGTGAGCTGGGGTATTCAGTCGTGATACGGCGGGTGCCCGCAGAGCGCGCCCTGGTCATGGCCAATGCAGGGCTGGTGGACGGCGAGGCCGCCCGCGTTCCCGTCATTGAGCTGCGGAATCCCGATCTGATCAAGGTCCCCACGCCTCTTTACGTCAACCGGGTGGCTGCATTCACTCGCGGAAAGGATATCGACCTCGAAGCCGGGTGGGACTCACTGCGTCAGTACCGCATCGGCTGCCTGCTCGGATACAAGTATATCAACAAGCAGACCCAGGGTATGGAACGTGTTATGGTTCCTTCGTATGAGCAGTTGTTCGCCCTTCTCAGGAAGGGGCGGGTGGATATCGTGGTGGCGGAGTATCTGGACGCCATGTCGAATATCCTGAAGGAGGACGATTTTCAGGTCCTTCAGCCATTCCTGGCCGAGAATCCCATGTATCACTATCTGAACAAGAAGAATGCGGCCCTTGTGCCCAAAGTCGACGCCGTGCTACGCCGTATGCTTGCGGACGGTCGGATGGATGCCATCCTCAGGGATGTTGAGGTATCGTTGGGCTGCCCCGATCTCGACTGTCCCGTCAATCACTGA
- a CDS encoding OmpA family protein translates to MEQSRKLLLLTLLAVLTLTFSLAAPASAKMIKKADNFILFLDQSGSMAMHHKSLGKKKIDLAVETLQSMNKAIPDLDYTSGMFLFAPFEAKVQPGAYNKAAMASGIDSVGTEFAIFNRRTTLGNGLMDLDPVIAGLSGKTALIIFTDGNSNLGADPIAQAQALYSKYGDKLCIHVVSYADTPRGQMIIDEIRALSSCTVPADYASLMAAGAMDQYAKDVFYEEVADAPAPAPAPVVPMAKETITFSLHFGFDKYAITDEMIPVLEEAKAILDEDAKATFEVAGHTDSTGPEAYNQGLSERRANSVKTWLVKNGISADRLNAKGYGELSPKYDNATKEGRKLNRRVEILTK, encoded by the coding sequence AATGATCAAAAAGGCGGACAATTTCATCCTCTTCCTCGACCAGTCCGGTTCCATGGCCATGCACCATAAGAGCCTTGGCAAAAAGAAAATCGACCTGGCCGTCGAAACCCTTCAATCCATGAACAAGGCCATTCCCGACCTGGACTACACCTCGGGCATGTTCCTGTTCGCCCCCTTTGAGGCAAAGGTTCAGCCCGGCGCCTACAACAAGGCCGCCATGGCCTCCGGCATCGACTCCGTCGGCACCGAATTCGCCATCTTCAACCGCCGCACCACCCTGGGTAACGGCCTGATGGACCTCGACCCGGTCATCGCCGGCCTCTCCGGCAAGACCGCGCTGATCATCTTCACCGACGGTAATTCCAACCTCGGCGCCGATCCCATCGCCCAGGCCCAGGCCCTGTACTCCAAGTACGGCGACAAGCTCTGCATTCACGTGGTCAGCTACGCGGACACCCCGCGCGGCCAGATGATCATCGACGAAATCCGCGCCCTGTCCTCCTGCACCGTGCCCGCCGACTACGCCTCCCTGATGGCCGCCGGCGCCATGGATCAGTACGCCAAGGACGTGTTCTACGAAGAAGTGGCGGACGCCCCGGCTCCGGCTCCGGCCCCGGTCGTTCCCATGGCCAAGGAAACCATCACCTTCAGCCTGCACTTCGGCTTTGACAAGTACGCCATCACCGATGAGATGATCCCCGTGCTCGAGGAAGCCAAGGCCATTCTGGACGAAGACGCCAAGGCCACCTTCGAGGTCGCCGGTCACACCGACTCCACCGGTCCCGAGGCCTACAACCAGGGCCTGTCCGAACGCCGCGCCAACTCCGTCAAGACCTGGCTCGTCAAGAACGGCATCTCCGCCGATCGCTTGAATGCCAAGGGTTACGGCGAGTTGAGCCCCAAGTACGACAACGCCACCAAGGAAGGCCGCAAGCTGAACCGCAGGGTTGAAATCCTGACCAAGTAG
- a CDS encoding methyl-accepting chemotaxis protein, whose product MKFINQSLGVKVILLSSLMTILAFTGLFIYNSYSTYDHYLSEVKQAASREADLLYIAIEDPMSVGDNDGTIIKFLQLAERYPDTRAYLTDWKGEVTYSTDDEATRKSIYDLRKEDGISGMVKQGLDEAIGDGTLLEIDGKLQFLEVKPIPNNPFCYHCHGRSRKILGTMVMTVDVSKQFAALKQSQIRSAGISVVGVVALLSVLILFMRKSVVNRITDIAATTEEVSKGNLDARFTVKGQDEIASLAQYLGEMVAQIKDQLQYNKSVLEGIVVPLFVTDGEERLQYVNPPLREILGMSEQEAMGRIVSEVFVCGEGDDSCDAAQVISRGTALSGHFHYVRSDGVSFPLHFEASPLLDAEGTAVGAICVLIDLTREEEDRKNIEAQRQNLLVVANEVTDVANRLNEASDILSEQMSALANGVDTSAAQTGQVATAMEEMNATVLEVARNASETSEASTRANKVAAEGGVVVSNTVSEINAVAEITETLADALGSLSDRAENIGKVMAVINDIADQTNLLALNAAIEAARAGEAGRGFAVVADEVRKLAEKTMVATKEVEGAISLIQQSTGDVVREMDTARERVLNTSGMAKEAGSVLDEIVTHSNVMADMVRGIATAAEQQSSTSDEINTSVTQINSLSQEVLSGIRESNRGIQEVSEMASNLSELVAKFRE is encoded by the coding sequence ATGAAATTCATCAATCAATCCCTTGGCGTCAAAGTCATACTCCTGTCCTCGCTGATGACCATTCTGGCATTCACGGGGCTCTTCATCTACAATTCCTATTCCACTTACGATCATTACCTTTCGGAGGTAAAGCAGGCCGCTTCCAGGGAGGCCGACCTGCTGTATATCGCCATTGAGGACCCCATGTCGGTGGGGGACAACGACGGCACCATCATCAAGTTTCTCCAGTTGGCCGAGCGGTATCCCGACACGCGGGCCTATCTGACCGACTGGAAGGGTGAGGTCACCTATTCAACCGATGACGAGGCCACTCGAAAGTCCATTTACGACCTGCGCAAGGAAGACGGCATCTCCGGGATGGTCAAGCAGGGACTGGATGAGGCCATCGGGGATGGGACTTTGCTGGAAATCGACGGCAAGCTCCAGTTCCTGGAGGTCAAGCCCATCCCCAACAACCCGTTTTGCTACCACTGTCACGGCAGGAGTCGCAAAATCCTGGGCACCATGGTCATGACCGTGGATGTGAGTAAGCAGTTCGCCGCCCTCAAGCAGAGCCAGATCCGCTCAGCGGGAATTTCCGTCGTCGGGGTAGTGGCCCTGCTGTCGGTCCTCATCCTGTTCATGCGCAAGTCCGTGGTCAACCGGATCACGGATATCGCCGCCACCACCGAAGAGGTCTCCAAAGGGAACCTGGACGCGCGCTTCACTGTCAAGGGACAGGACGAGATCGCGTCCCTGGCCCAGTACCTCGGCGAGATGGTCGCGCAGATCAAGGATCAGCTCCAATACAACAAGTCGGTGCTTGAAGGCATCGTGGTGCCCCTGTTCGTTACCGACGGAGAGGAGCGTCTCCAGTACGTCAACCCGCCTCTGCGGGAGATTCTCGGCATGTCCGAGCAGGAGGCCATGGGCAGAATCGTCTCCGAGGTCTTCGTCTGTGGAGAAGGGGACGACAGCTGCGACGCGGCACAGGTCATATCACGGGGAACGGCCCTGTCCGGCCATTTCCACTATGTCCGTTCCGACGGCGTGTCCTTTCCGCTTCATTTCGAGGCATCGCCTCTGCTTGACGCGGAGGGCACCGCAGTCGGAGCCATCTGCGTATTGATCGACCTCACCCGCGAGGAGGAGGATCGAAAGAATATCGAGGCCCAGCGCCAGAATCTGCTCGTGGTGGCCAATGAGGTCACGGACGTCGCCAATCGCCTCAACGAGGCGTCCGACATCCTGTCCGAGCAGATGAGCGCCTTGGCCAATGGTGTGGATACTTCCGCGGCACAGACCGGTCAGGTGGCCACGGCCATGGAGGAGATGAACGCCACGGTGCTCGAGGTCGCCAGGAACGCGTCCGAGACATCCGAGGCATCCACTCGGGCCAACAAGGTCGCAGCCGAAGGCGGCGTGGTAGTCAGTAATACTGTCAGTGAGATCAACGCTGTGGCCGAGATCACCGAGACCCTGGCCGATGCGCTCGGCTCCCTCTCGGATCGAGCCGAGAATATCGGCAAGGTCATGGCGGTCATCAACGATATTGCGGACCAGACCAATCTGCTCGCCCTGAACGCGGCCATCGAGGCCGCCCGGGCAGGAGAGGCCGGGCGAGGGTTCGCCGTGGTGGCCGACGAGGTGCGCAAGCTGGCAGAAAAGACCATGGTCGCCACCAAGGAAGTGGAAGGGGCCATCTCCCTTATCCAGCAGTCCACAGGCGATGTGGTACGCGAGATGGATACGGCCCGGGAGCGCGTGCTCAACACTTCCGGCATGGCCAAGGAGGCCGGTTCGGTGCTCGACGAGATAGTGACCCATTCCAACGTCATGGCCGACATGGTCCGGGGCATCGCAACGGCGGCGGAGCAGCAGTCCTCCACCTCGGATGAGATCAATACGTCGGTTACGCAGATCAATAGCCTCTCCCAGGAGGTGCTCTCGGGCATCCGCGAGTCCAATCGGGGGATTCAGGAAGTCTCGGAGATGGCGTCCAACCTCAGCGAGTTGGTAGCCAAATTCCGTGAGTAG
- the rbr gene encoding rubrerythrin: MMSLKGTQTEKNIMIAFAGESQARNRYTYFASAAKKEGYVQISKIFEETAGHEKEHAKRLFKFLEGGDAEVMASYPAGVIGTTLENLKAAAAGENEEYSHMYPEFAKIAREEGFPEIAAVMENIAVAEKYHEERYLSLAKNITDDRVFVKDAEIVWRCQNCGFNHKGTTAPVKCPACDHPQAHFEIKDTNW, translated from the coding sequence ATGATGTCGCTCAAAGGAACCCAGACCGAAAAAAATATCATGATCGCCTTTGCCGGTGAATCTCAGGCCCGTAACCGCTACACCTACTTCGCCAGCGCGGCCAAGAAGGAAGGTTACGTACAGATTTCCAAAATTTTCGAAGAGACCGCAGGTCATGAAAAGGAACATGCCAAGCGGCTGTTCAAATTCCTCGAGGGCGGCGACGCCGAGGTCATGGCCTCCTATCCTGCGGGCGTGATCGGCACGACCCTCGAGAACCTCAAGGCCGCGGCTGCGGGTGAAAACGAGGAGTACAGCCACATGTACCCCGAGTTCGCCAAGATCGCCCGCGAGGAGGGCTTCCCCGAGATCGCCGCCGTCATGGAGAATATCGCCGTGGCCGAGAAGTACCACGAGGAGCGTTACCTCTCCCTGGCCAAGAACATCACGGACGACAGGGTGTTCGTCAAGGATGCGGAAATCGTCTGGCGCTGCCAGAACTGCGGCTTCAATCACAAGGGCACCACAGCCCCTGTGAAGTGCCCGGCCTGCGATCATCCCCAGGCCCATTTCGAGATCAAAGACACCAACTGGTAA
- a CDS encoding desulfoferrodoxin — protein sequence MAIKLGEVYKCEVCGNMVIAIHEGGGDLVCCGQDMTLLVENTVDAAKEKHVPVVEKDGDTLKVKVGSVPHPMEEKHYIEWIECMVGDVCLTKMLKPGDAPEAEFCIRGLSGDIQVREYCNLHGLWKA from the coding sequence ATGGCTATCAAACTGGGCGAAGTGTACAAGTGTGAAGTGTGCGGCAACATGGTCATCGCCATCCACGAAGGCGGCGGCGACCTGGTCTGCTGCGGCCAGGACATGACCCTGCTGGTCGAGAACACCGTTGACGCAGCCAAGGAAAAACACGTTCCCGTGGTGGAAAAGGACGGCGACACTCTCAAGGTCAAGGTCGGTTCCGTGCCCCATCCCATGGAAGAGAAGCACTACATCGAATGGATCGAGTGCATGGTCGGCGATGTCTGCCTGACCAAGATGCTCAAGCCTGGCGATGCCCCCGAGGCAGAGTTCTGCATCCGCGGCCTGTCCGGCGATATCCAGGTCCGCGAATACTGCAACCTGCACGGACTCTGGAAGGCCTAG
- a CDS encoding Fur family transcriptional regulator, whose amino-acid sequence MASDEGFRLSKQRKVILEELRKVKTHPTADEVYDMVRKIIPRISLGTVYRNLEFLSNRGLVLKLGAPGAQKRFDGTPEPHPHIRCAVCTRVVDVECNISIPDIPEECTSGYKILSTNVEFVGVCPQCQESQQ is encoded by the coding sequence ATGGCTTCCGATGAAGGATTCCGACTTTCCAAACAGCGGAAAGTGATTTTGGAAGAATTGAGAAAGGTTAAGACGCACCCCACTGCCGACGAGGTGTATGACATGGTGCGCAAGATCATACCCCGCATCAGTCTTGGGACTGTGTATCGCAACCTTGAATTTCTGAGTAACCGGGGCTTGGTTCTCAAACTCGGTGCGCCTGGCGCACAGAAGCGGTTTGACGGGACTCCCGAGCCGCATCCGCACATCCGGTGTGCCGTATGCACCCGTGTGGTCGATGTGGAGTGCAATATTTCCATCCCGGACATTCCGGAGGAGTGTACTTCCGGGTACAAGATCCTCAGCACCAATGTGGAGTTCGTGGGTGTGTGTCCCCAGTGCCAGGAGTCGCAGCAGTAA